In the Nicotiana tabacum cultivar K326 chromosome 16, ASM71507v2, whole genome shotgun sequence genome, one interval contains:
- the LOC107767008 gene encoding uncharacterized protein LOC107767008, giving the protein MQFGKKGKLRPRYVGPYKIIRRISRVAYELDLPSELGAVHHVFHVSMLRKCIGDPSRITPIEYIHIAEDLSYAEVPVAILDRQERFNKVNGSCLYSLHKEIFTLTQGTSSVSVYYSRLNDLWDEYDSMMPPPSCYSQARSQILMKSKVINVNQVYALIVQDESQKLVAGSNYVTTETMELAALFTARNNMPKQKRSWGMEYDYCHGKGHTRDGYFKLMHCGYCNKKGHLKENCNKLIGYPAGFKSKARANVEQYNMLLNMLSKASTFETSANLAVDTGATNHMTGNESFLLDDGKVGSAGKMPTGEFAKVTKIGNSPLEGGDTLKDDLCPGKVKATGSREDDLYILRTHHKEARINREKAMTVEQMEEPEIWHKRLGHVPMAVIRKISSFRNKDAFPLHHCDVCQLSRQTRLPFSDKFGPRAVKSVLLGYGVYQKGYKLFNMSNKTCFISRDVVFHESIFPFQDTHEKQNFQSPDITSLKKFCVVDELDIASRNILHNHNAADSTSKQIQGASANIDQENHDFHAPYKDVPDSVGDTGAAEEHQTTTLPERRSGRITKPPIWLKDYVRTDKQSGVHACLYPISDVISYDSLSSKYQSFITKFSEEIEPKNYAEAIKDDRWIEAMQNEIKAL; this is encoded by the exons atgcaatttggaaagaaggggaagCTCAGACCCAGGTATGTTGGACCGTATAAGATTATTCGGAGGATTAGTAGGGTGGCGTACGAGCTTGATTTGCCTTCAGAATTGGGAGCAGTCCATcatgtgtttcatgtatctatgttgcggaagtgcattggagatcctTCACGTATTACGCCCATTGAGTATATTCACATTGCTGAAGACTTATCTTACGCAGAGGTACCAGTagctattttagatcggcag GAGAGGTTCAATAAGGTGAATGGATCATGTTTGTATTCTCTTCACAAGGAGATATTTACCTTAACACAAGGAACATCATCTGTGTCAGTGTACTATTCGAGGTTGAATGATTTATGGGATGAATATGACTCAATGATGCCACCTCCTTCAT GTTATAGTCAGGCAAGGAGTCAAATCTTAATGAAATCTAAAGTGATTAATGTGAATCAAGTGTATGCCTTGATTGTTCAAGATGAGAGCCAAAAACTTGTGGCAGGAAGTAACTATGTCACAACTGAAACAATGGAATTAGCTGCATTATTCACAGCCAGAAATAATATGCCTAAACAGAAGAGAAGTTGGGGTATGGAATATGACTATTGTCATGGAAAGGGTCACACAAGAGATGGATATTTCAAGCTGATGCATTGTGGCTACTGCAACAAGAAGGGTCATCTTAAGGAAAACTGCAACAAGCTAATTGGATATCCTGCAGGCTTTAAGTCCAAGGCCAGAGCTAATGTG GAACAATACAATATGCTGCTCAACATGCTTAGCAAGGCTTCCACATTTGAAACAAGTGCAAACTTAGCag TGGACACAGGAGCTACGAATCATATGACAGGAAATGAAAGTTTTTTGTTGGATGATGGTAAAGTAGGAAGTGCTGGAAAAATGCCCACGGGAGAGTTTGCTAAAGTGACCAAGATAGGAAACAGTCCTTTGGAAGGAGGTGATACCCTTAAGGAT GATCTTTGCCCTGGGAAAGTGAAGGCGACTGGTAGTAGGGAAGATGATTTGTACATTCTAAGGACACACCATAAGGAAGCTAGAATAAATAGAGAAAAGGCTATGACAGTGGAACAGATGGAAGAACCTGAGATTTGGCATAAGAGATTAGGCCATGTGCCCATGGCAGTTATTAGAAAGATTTCTAGTTTTAGAAATAAAGATGCTTTTCCTCTACATCATTGTGATGTGTGTCAATTGTCTAGACAAACAAGATTGCCATTCTCT GACAAGTTTGGTCCACGAGCAGTGAAATCAGTGTTACTAGGATATGGAGTTTATCAGAAAGGATACAAACTATTTAATATGTCTAACAAAACGTGTTTTATTAGTAGAGATGTTGTATTTCATGAGAGCATATTCCCTTTCCAGGATACTCATGAAAAGCAAAACTTTCAAAGTCCTGATATTACAAGCTTGAAAAAGTTTTGTGTGGTGGATGAGTTAGATATTGCAAGTAGAAACATTCTGCATAATCATAATGCTGCAGATTCTACTTCAAAACAAATTCAAGGTGCATCAGCAAATATTGATCAAGAGAACCATGATTTTCATGCCCCATATAAAGATGTGCCAGACTCAGTTGGAGACACAGGAGCAGCAGAAGaacatcaaacaacaacattGCCTGAAAGAAGATCAGGGAGAATAACTAAGCCACCTATTTGGCTTAAAGACTATGTGAGGACTGATAAACAGTCAGGAGTACATGCTTGTTTATACCCAATCTCAGATGTTATTAGTTATGACTCCTTGTCCTCCAAGTATCAAAGCTTCATCACCAAATTCTCTGAAGAAATTGAGCCCAAGAATTATGCAGAAGCAATCAAGGATGACAGATGGATAGAAGCAATGCAGAATGAGATCAAGGCATTGTAA